Proteins encoded within one genomic window of Clostridia bacterium:
- a CDS encoding helix-turn-helix transcriptional regulator, with the protein MEKHAYCKYADEQILFKYEKTENCAGEQFNAHSHAVFEFLLILQGDVQYTVRGKEYRLQKNDFVITRASEMHRINPVKHSTYERYNVLFDEKRLPFDILEKLPADTDVVHLHHAGAVLSVFEKMRDCAENADEDLQKLMLMGLMQELVATVLLATRQEHKKVSRTPANNPAYEAVRYIENHFETIKDIDEIANALYITKSHLHHLFIRHMGISPKKYIVSRRLSVAEKEIYEGAKPTEIYEKYGFSDYSAFYRAYKKQFGKSPADKTALYFGAEELY; encoded by the coding sequence ATGGAAAAACATGCCTATTGCAAGTATGCGGACGAGCAAATTCTATTTAAATATGAAAAAACGGAAAACTGTGCAGGGGAGCAGTTTAATGCCCATTCCCATGCGGTTTTTGAGTTTTTGCTGATTTTGCAGGGGGATGTGCAGTATACGGTGCGGGGCAAGGAATACCGTTTACAAAAAAACGATTTTGTGATTACAAGAGCCTCTGAAATGCATCGCATCAATCCCGTAAAGCATTCGACTTATGAGCGGTATAACGTATTGTTTGACGAAAAGAGATTGCCTTTTGATATTCTGGAAAAACTGCCTGCCGATACCGATGTGGTGCATCTGCATCATGCAGGTGCGGTTTTATCGGTGTTTGAGAAAATGCGGGACTGTGCAGAAAATGCCGACGAGGATTTGCAAAAGCTGATGCTTATGGGGCTGATGCAGGAATTGGTGGCAACCGTTTTGCTGGCAACCCGTCAGGAGCATAAAAAGGTCAGCCGAACGCCTGCAAATAACCCGGCATACGAGGCGGTGCGGTATATTGAAAACCATTTTGAAACGATAAAGGATATTGACGAGATTGCAAATGCCCTGTATATTACCAAAAGCCATTTGCATCATCTGTTTATCAGGCACATGGGCATCAGTCCAAAAAAATACATTGTGTCCCGCAGACTTTCTGTGGCAGAAAAGGAGATTTATGAGGGGGCAAAACCTACGGAAATTTACGAAAAATACGGTTTTTCGGATTATTCTGCTTTTTACCGTGCCTATAAAAAACAATTCGGCAAAAGCCCTGCCGACAAAACCGCCCTCTATTTCGGGGCAGAAGAATTATATTAA